The following proteins are encoded in a genomic region of Spirosoma sp. SC4-14:
- a CDS encoding capsule assembly Wzi family protein has protein sequence MSFSFKLLCSFIVINAFGLIRLWAQSIHRPDLYSVEAGTYFSSSTETPFWLRSNQYGIVPNQSPVSTFRAGIYSSYDSTRHSTGKWKDSKYDVGYGVNVVVNTSKNLLSYEHNVLLPEAYVKVRRGIWELYVGRQREKFGLADSTLSTGSYAWSGNAMPVPKIQISIPVFTPIGFTKGWVAVQGTFAHGYLDANGYIQNTMLHQKSLYLRFGRERDVVRVYGGLNHQAVWGGHATDTTGIPGVIPNGGKLPTGLVNYFYVVSTINKGRTDTQQYTYFDLTNRVGNHLGSIDFATEIDLVRHTLYIYRQNLYEDGSLFYLINIADGLNGIRIRRNDPNAVVRDILFEFLNTTSQGGPEFIIDNPDKRGKDDYFNHQQYRDGWAYRQHTIGTPFIPPALGPQDQYPYGTFTRNNRVYVFHTGLAGNLPVRSSLFAGPIAYQLKLSFSRNLGTYDYPYQPIRNQFSGYASIVAPLDILGGILFSGSAAVDNGTLYQNNIGGYISLKKNWTSH, from the coding sequence ATGTCTTTTTCTTTTAAGCTACTCTGTTCATTTATTGTTATTAATGCTTTTGGTTTGATTAGGTTATGGGCTCAATCAATTCATAGGCCAGATCTCTATAGCGTAGAGGCTGGTACTTATTTTTCTTCTTCGACAGAAACTCCATTTTGGCTTAGATCGAATCAATATGGTATTGTTCCAAATCAGTCGCCAGTTTCTACCTTCAGAGCGGGTATCTACAGTAGTTACGATTCAACACGTCATAGTACAGGGAAATGGAAGGATTCGAAATATGATGTCGGCTATGGCGTAAATGTAGTTGTCAATACCTCTAAAAATCTACTTTCATACGAACATAATGTCTTATTGCCAGAGGCTTATGTTAAAGTTCGCCGGGGTATCTGGGAACTGTATGTGGGGCGACAACGAGAGAAGTTCGGGCTGGCCGATTCAACGTTATCGACCGGGTCGTATGCCTGGTCAGGGAATGCAATGCCTGTTCCCAAAATACAGATTTCTATTCCGGTCTTCACTCCAATCGGCTTTACAAAAGGCTGGGTGGCTGTTCAGGGTACATTTGCCCATGGGTATCTGGATGCTAACGGATATATCCAAAATACGATGTTACACCAGAAATCGCTTTACCTCCGTTTTGGGCGAGAACGCGATGTTGTCCGAGTTTATGGCGGGCTTAATCACCAGGCCGTATGGGGAGGACATGCTACCGATACAACCGGTATTCCAGGGGTTATTCCTAATGGGGGAAAATTGCCTACTGGATTGGTAAATTACTTCTACGTCGTCTCAACAATAAATAAAGGACGTACTGACACACAGCAGTATACCTATTTTGATTTGACGAATCGGGTTGGTAATCATTTGGGGTCTATTGACTTTGCCACTGAGATCGATCTGGTCCGTCATACCTTATATATATATCGACAGAATCTGTATGAAGATGGCTCATTGTTTTATCTCATTAATATTGCGGATGGCTTAAACGGAATTCGTATTCGACGGAATGACCCAAACGCGGTTGTTCGCGATATTTTGTTTGAATTCTTGAACACAACTAGTCAGGGAGGACCTGAATTTATTATTGATAATCCTGATAAACGAGGTAAAGATGATTATTTCAATCATCAGCAGTATCGGGATGGCTGGGCCTACCGTCAGCATACAATTGGTACTCCGTTTATTCCCCCTGCGTTGGGACCACAGGACCAATACCCTTATGGAACCTTTACACGAAATAACCGGGTATATGTGTTTCACACAGGATTGGCCGGAAATCTACCGGTAAGAAGCTCTTTATTTGCGGGACCAATTGCTTATCAGCTAAAGCTGTCTTTTAGCCGGAACCTGGGCACTTACGATTATCCGTATCAACCTATTCGGAATCAGTTTTCGGGATATGCCAGTATCGTGGCTCCGTTAGACATTCTGGGTGGGATTTTGTTTTCGGGAAGTGCCGCTGTCGATAATGGTACTTTATATCAGAATAATATAGGTGGCTATATCAGCTTAAAGAAAAACTGGACATCACATTAA